Proteins found in one Carcharodon carcharias isolate sCarCar2 chromosome 8, sCarCar2.pri, whole genome shotgun sequence genomic segment:
- the LOC121281343 gene encoding neuropeptide Y receptor type 6-like, which produces MEESMYNHSINISEVIPNGTRPQFADFDSCQASSPAMFLLILAYSVVTIIGLFGNLCLIFIIKRQKENHNVTNILIANLSVSDVLICVMCIPFTVVYTLMDYWVFGDVMCKANSFIQCVSVTVSIFSLVLIAIERHQLIVNPRGWKPAVSHACWGIVLIWFLSLIISFPFIIFHLLTDDPFRNVSSHSEFYKDKFVCIEIWPSEIDRLVFTTCLLIVQYFAPLCFIFVCYLKIFICLKKRNGMVDKMRENESRVNESKRINMMLVSIVVAFAVCWLPLNIFNVVFDWNHEVLMNCHYNLVFTLCHLTAMISTCINPIFYGFLNKNFQKDLNMLIHCKYQSTQEEYENIGLSAMHTDVSKCSLKLNNFSPNI; this is translated from the coding sequence ATGGAAGAATCAATGTACAATCACAGCATAAATATTTCTGAAGTCATCCCTAATGGCACCAGGCCTCAGTTTGCAGATTTTGACTCATGCCAAGCTTCTTCACCTGCAATGTTCCTGTTGATTCTTGCATATAGTGTAGTGACTATAATAGGACTCTTTGGGAATCTCTGCCTCATATTCATCATAAAAAGGCAGAAAGAAAATCATAATGTCACTAACATCTTGATTGCAAATCTTTCTGTATCTGATGTTCTTATCTGTGTCATGTGCATTCCTTTCACTGTTGTGTACACACTGATGGATTATTGGGTATTTGGAGATGTCATGTGCAAAGCAAACTCATTTATCCAGTGTGTATCTGTTACTGTGTCTatattttccttagttctgattgCTATTGAAAGGCATCAGTTAATTGTAAATCCGCGTGGCTGGAAGCCTGCTGTCTCCCATGCCTGTTGGGGGATTGTACTGATCTGGTTCCTATCTTTAATAATCTCATTTCCATTCATCATATTTCATCTGCTTACCGATGACCCTTTCAGAAATGTCTCTTCACACTCAGAATTCTATAAAGACAAATTTGTATGCATTGAGATCTGGCCATCAGAGATAGATAGACTTGTCTTTACAACGTGTCTCCTCATAGTTCAGTATTTTGCCCCGCTATGCTTTATATTTGTTTGTTATCTGAAAATCTTTATATGCCTAAAGAAAAGAAATGGTATGGTAGATAAAATGAGAGAAAATGAGAGTAGGGTAAATGAAAGCAAAAGAATAAATATGATGCTGGTTTCAATTGTAGTGGCGTTTGCAGTCTGCTGGCTGCCATTGAACATCTTCAATGTTGTCTTTGACTGGAATCATGAAGTTCTTATGAACTGCCACTATAATCTTGTATTTACACTATGTCATCTCACAGCAATGATATCAACCTGCATTAATCCCATTTTTTATGGATTTCTCAATAAGAATTTCCAGAAGGACTTAAACATGCTAATTCACTGCAAGTACCAATCAACCCAAGAGGAGTATGAGAATATTGGCCTCTCAGCCATGCACACAGATGTATccaaatgctctctgaaattaAACAATTTCTCCCCAAATATATAA